A stretch of DNA from Juglans microcarpa x Juglans regia isolate MS1-56 chromosome 5D, Jm3101_v1.0, whole genome shotgun sequence:
cttagttgactatccgctgcgttattttatttgaacactgttgcatttacacacacaggcacttcgttgggatgtgtgaccgtgttgtcactatcctggcgtctcgatccctgtgtatttttataagggggattgggggcgccacaataaacgttcgaacatttaacttaaacgtccgaacgtttatttcatcaaagtgtcaCCATATTTCAGAGTTAAATTTTTcgcactaatttaagtaacgttcgaacgttaacatatttggtgttcagatgtacataattttctggtgattttcatcaaataacgttcgaacgcatagtctaaacgttcgaacgtctgaataatcacacacataccttaatcgagcgggaaatttcccgctcttatttaacgttcgaacgttaacctgaaacgttcgaacgtaatagtcCTACTCTtatttaatgttcgaacgtaatatataaactataccatatatataaatgaataatatatattaaatcgttacttattaaattctttattatatactaacttatactataatatgtattctacattttatatatctataactatatactacattgtatagtatgatagcataatactttaaatgagaacataaatgtatataatatataaattataccatatatataaatgaataatatatattaaatcgttacttattaaattctttattatatactaacttatactataatatgtattctacattttatatatctataactatatactacattgtatagtatgatagcataatactttaaatgagaacataaatgtatataatatataaactataccatatatataaatgaataatatatattaaattgttacttattaaattctttattatatactaacttatactataatatgtattctacattttatatatctataactatatactacattgtatagtatgatagcataatactttaaatgagaacataaatgtatataatatataaactataccatatatataaatgaataatatatattaaattgttacttattaaattctttattatatactaacttatactataatatgtattgtacattttatatatctataactatatactacattgtatagtatgatagcataatactttaaatgagaacataaatgtatataatatataaattataccatatatataaatgaataatatatattaaattgttacttattaaattctttattatatactaacttatactataatatgtattctacattttatatatctataactatatactacattgtatagtatgatagcataatactttaaatgagaacataaatgtatataatatataaactataccatatatataaatgaataatatatattaaattgttacttattaaattctttattatatactaacttatactataatatgtattgtacattttatatatctataactatatactacattgtatagtatgatagcataatactttaaatgagaacataaatgtatataatatataaacaataccatatatataaatgaataatatatattaaattgttacttattaaattctttattatatactaacttatactataatatgtattctacattttatatatctataactatatactacattgtatagtatgatagcataatactttaaatgagaacataaatgtatataatatataaattataccatatatataaatgaataatatatattaaattgttacttattaaattctttattatatactaacttataatataatatgtattctacattttatatatctatttatatctatatactacttattaaataatcaataaacaccataagctcataaactattcacaaaattcacaaacaataatcacaattatttcaagagtaagcataaaatcacaacaacatgcatgtataaacatattgctaaactttagaaatataacaagcactcgcaaaaaaaccaatcatctaattgtcaataatattatataacatcgtaatctataacataaatatttataatataatattaaattgaaaaacgttcgaacgtaataataattacgttcgaacgttatgtgtatataaggccaaaaccgaacgtcgaaacgacatttctattacgttcatcgtctactccgtttcacgccgccacgcctccttcgccgccgccgtcaactccgccacaaccgtcactaaaggtagacattcatcttttattcaagtaacatgtatttttttgaaatttggattgagttttgtgttaaaccggataagtgatgccggattttcaacttcattttccggccaccacggctagtcatttgccgaatagtcaccgtagaaatatttcttgaagtgtatacttcatttccacggtgacatttcggtatctagaaccgtgtagagaaatttttgaaatttcaataatggctgagtcgactcagccattctgcgtcgaaacgttcgaacgtttcaccaagacgttcgaacgtacgacgtttaaattacacaaccgttacggcttccacgttcgaacgtttgattataacatccgaacgtaatgattttctacattattcattcttcgacgttcggacgtccatatttatgttcacacgtaaaacaaatacgttcgaacgtatttgttttaacgtccgaacgtacgtcagccaatatttatttactgcttatgttcgaacgtacattgttacattcgaacgtatttgttttacgtcgaatgtaaatatattgacattattttacgtgcgaatgtataaataaacatccgaacgttttatctttacgttcgaacgttatagataaaacgttcgaacgttacggcagagcatcttagaattaatacaaaaaaatgcattattgtaaataatttttttttccttttctattttcaggatatggctcttccactgcatactaggaaacgagggagggaaggagccacgtcggacactgcccgtattggagctcgtactgttatggtagagcgagagatcttaattaatgagttcgacgaactctgttggcagcagacgaacctgagagatgttttcctcagtagaggctggggaaatatctgcacatcgagggggaaggtataccccttaatggttcaagaattctatatggggatgtgtgacatgcctcaggatgcatcctctcacaccgtgactgtacgcggtgtttccattgaggtatcagcagatgtcatcggcgagcaccttgggattcgtcgaggagtggagacatttgcacactcgacgccccgtgaggatgtaggcacttctacatcatctactggtcggggatgtgagccagcatcagccagagatgcaggccagtcagaggctgaggatactggcgtcgaggctcgggatgatgaccgagacgaggatttctacatcctcaccgggagggatcgcatgcagatcgagcggaagaacgccttcaaccagaaccatctgctgcatttcttccgcatgttgcaccttattgttgcaacaaatgtcgatcctgtggctcataaaaccacatttagtcggcttcgggcacaatttttgatacgagtggcacgtggagatcctatagatttgccattgcacatctttcagaggatccgttacgaggcgagcatcgtctccacggataatctcccatatggtgtcctcatcagccgactattacttgcacggggagtgccgacccagccagaggaccgggtcaaagatcagatgagcccctcgacatgaccacgcatcgacgtagcattggacaggcgaggggacgtcagccaccccctgtagaggatctagttcctccgacgcagcctgagccaggtcatgtcgggagtagtagtcagcatacgccgagtacatctgcaggagatgtgcggcctgcttgggttgatgcggtcatctcacagctgactgcgcatatcgatcataagatcgatcgatcgctcgaggctatatcggcgtctgttgccgaactcacccatcgtgtaactatcctcaacgacaaggttgataccttgactgaggaggtacggagttcgatttttgcggataacgttatcatctgactgttaatatcaaattttgtattttatttttaatatttgtaatgaaaaatattattgaatatttctatcgttttttaatttcaatttttaaccttctttgatgttatatttttcaactttaatactaaatcactgcatttcaaatatatataaatcaataatatatatttatatattacaaagtgtgtatatataaatatatacaattcaattttttagacttgttcacaaattatgcacaataaaaaccacataatttttaaattaaagtcatttaatttaaatttacaatgaatgttcgaatgttattacttaacgttcgaacattggtgcaaacattttacgttcgaacgtaaaattaataacattcgaacggttgcgccaaaacattttacgttcaaacgtaaacagacataatattcgaacgtatatgtaacgttcgaacgcatatttcccatacgttggaacgtaaaaaaatctcattctatctttagtgacggtttccagaaactgtcacagaaaataccttttagtgacggtctagagaccgtcacaatttcctaaccgtcactaaaaaccaATTGTGTTGTAATGATCATGTGTAGCCTCGTCATGTCTCGCAAAAGATTgagatcttaaaaaaatgagaaagtggTGGCAGCATGATCAAGAAGTGTAAGGATTGATACTTGTCCTTCTTACTATATATAGTGATGCTTTTGACAAGCCCCCGGCCCTCCATTGAAAAGTTCATTGGAGAGGGTGGGATCAAATTTCAAGTACCAACAACAATCAGAAATACTAGTATGTAATTGCCTAGTTTGGGCTAATCTAGGGttttctaatttaaataattatatatgtatagggAGCGAAAGTTGAAGCAGAGAGTAGGGATGGCACAAGATTTTACCACAGCTATTAATCATGTCAGCTGTGAATTCTAGTTGTTGATAGTAAATCTTTGCAAGTtgggaaaagggaaaaagatggCAAGAGTACAAATTGCCCAAGATGGACAACGGTCAGTTGAGGCGAAGCATGTATGGCCCTTGCTCGGTGGTTGTTGGATTAAGTGAAAAAGTGAAGGGGAAGTGAACAAGGTGTTTGGTTTGTGGAGCCTGATTTTGTTGGTGTGTCAGTCCGATTTGATGACCCGGCCCAACTAGCTCGATGTgtatgatatttgaaaaattttcaacGAGGCTTGGGCTATAGAGCGCATGCTTGAGCCGATAGGTCTAGGGCAATGCCCCTGGTGAAACTTTTTGGCATTGTTTGTGGTCAGAAAAAGTGTTAGGCAAAAAATTCGCTTAACATTCGTGTGACAGGTGGATTGAACGAAACTCAAGCAGATAGTTTGCTCGACTTGTAGCGCGAGTGAGCATCGGACAGAGATCTCACTTGAGGCACGCTCGATACTTCACTTGAGtaaataatgcaaaaaaatgaaaattaagattTCCGCCACGTAAcactataaatatgtacttaatgAACAGTTTAATATATCCTGAGTGTTCTGAACAGTGAGTTTTTgtcccaaaatgtattttatgaTTTCTCTGCAGTTCTGTAGGTGTAGGCACGTTGCCAAACCACGGTAATTtatgttgtgtgattgatttgtttgtatttattttcactTGTTTGTCATCCCTATGTGTTTTCACAACACAAGGCATGATGAGAATGTTTGATCTTGTTGACGAATATCGTTGGATTGTTACTAACGGATCCAAGAAGAGTCTTGAAGCTTCAGTGGTTTTGATTTCATCATATGACAAGaattctagctagctagaagatTAACCCACAAAAGATCAGTGTTTTTCGTATGCATAAGGTAGCCTCCAGCAGTAGGGAGGCAATTAATGGTGGTTCAACCTACGGGTTTTGTGGAAGGGTCATTTCCAATCACATACTTGGGGCCACCTTTCTAATGGTTGAGTGAAGATGGCTTATCTTTGAACCTCACCTGAGAAAAGTAGGGAAAAAAGTTGCACGTTGTAAGGGTAgattattatagtatatatatagtcggTGTTGATTAATCCTGCAGAAAAAGTCTTTGAActaatgaattaagatttttccaattttttgttGGGAGAATCTAATGCATGTCTATCAAAGGAAGAAATGGACTAATTCTTGGTCTAAGATATGTTAAGACAAATATAGATTATTAAATCTACGTCTTTCCATcagtttaagtttttgaaattaGTAATTAGTAATTTGCATATagtgtatataaaaaaaaatgaggttttgagtttaAACTCTAActctatacttttttttatttaataaaatattgtacgAATATGaagacaaatataaataatgatcTATGTCTATTGATATTTTTTCCATCAACTTAATTAAGCTTTTGAGATTGGTCATAACTTTGACAAGATCATACACATGTAGACTAGAAGAAAGGGGTAAGGGGATTAAAAAACAATGCCGAAAGTTGCCCAAGTTTTACAGTCTTCTATTATGAGGCAGAAATATATGTTAGTGCCTTGCGTTAGATGCATGGTTGGTTGATTTTATTGAATCCAAAACTTAGAtcggtttatttttttatttttttcagtacTTTTATTATGAGGCCTTATTTTTTTAGGAGCCGTCTCTTAGGGGCCTGGTTGCGGCCTTCCGCTCGGGCCTCTACTAGAGGAGGACCTTGTCCTTCTTACTATATTTTAGCTTTTTTGACATGCCCTCGTCATCAAAAGGTCTGATCTCATAAGGTAAGCTTCTTCTTATCTTGGAAATATGCAAAAGTTctataaataaagaagaagtAAAATAGTAGAGGGTAGGATCGAATTTCAGATACAaacgactatatatatatatatatataaagacaaCTAGTTGTTTAATTTGGCCTAATCTAGGGTGATGATTCTTCCACAAGATCCATAATACAACttaataaagtcaaaataaactaaataataaataaaaagataaataaaatattccttgctttatattatatataacggctataaaaaaaagtgcatATATATGATCCTAACATAATGTCTTGTACCTAAACCGAAATTattaaatacacacacacacacacacacacacatatatatatatatatatataattggaagCAAACCATGCAGAAAGGTTTAATATTGGGTTAATTTCCACCCATGCATACACCTAATATtatgcctagctagctagaagccTATATCAAAACACGTAGCAGAATAAGCAGCACACCAAGACAGAGAATTAGAAGGTGAAGTACTACTTGGAGTAGGTGAGCGGTAAGAGGAGCAAGAGGAGGAGTTTGAGGATGcaacattattaatattattgttgggAGGATTTCTAATCATGAATGGCACCACATCTTGAAGCAACCCTTGTGTGGCCATTCCTTCTTGATGATCTGGGTCCCATGAATTCTGATCTTGTGGGCAGACTACCTCAGATGGGCTTACTACAGCTAGTTGATGCGTAGTGGTAGTAGTAAGATCATCTGATGGAGGGCTCTGAtctagatgatgatgatgcaggTGATCATGTGCTTCCTGAGGTTGTTGGGTTTCTTGGTCTTGTGCTTTTGAGGTTGTCTTCTTGGACTTCTTGATTGTTAATGGAGTACTACAACTGGGAGCTTGGTTTTGGCCATTCAAGAAGTATGGGAAAGCAAAGTGTAAGTGGAGCCCTTCGTAGGTGATGATGAGTGTCTCTGGGTCCTCCAAGGACCTCTCTACCTGCTTCTTTGCACTGCATCTTGGATTTGTACACCTATAGTAGCTTCTGTATTCCATCAAGAACACAAAGGAGATAAGAATTAGTGATTTGTAATTCTTATTAGCATTAATCATGTGATAGATAGGCTGAGTTTGGACGTAACTAGTGAAGTattctcaaactattttattattatttac
This window harbors:
- the LOC121266578 gene encoding probable WRKY transcription factor 49 gives rise to the protein MEEVMAAMWTTDRLEDELVRELLDNQSPFFVLPAEKISSGTEPNTGSTTHDPYLQHEEAVNRLMISNVYSGPTIEDIENVLSLTTSDDQPHQELSSQARISLLERGINKVEHKYTLRIKNYGNAIADDGYKWRKYGQKAIKNSPNPRSYYRCTNPRCSAKKQVERSLEDPETLIITYEGLHLHFAFPYFLNGQNQAPSCSTPLTIKKSKKTTSKAQDQETQQPQEAHDHLHHHHLDQSPPSDDLTTTTTHQLAVVSPSEVVCPQDQNSWDPDHQEGMATQGLLQDVVPFMIRNPPNNNINNVASSNSSSCSSYRSPTPSSTSPSNSLSWCAAYSATCFDIGF